The genomic stretch TGCTAGTAGATGGAGTCAAATAATCTTTTCCACATATTGGTTTAGTTTTCATTTAAACTCCCTCTTGTTCTTATTGGGTATGGTAGTGTTGATCTTATTCCCCTGAAAATAGTGGTTGAATCTACAGCAGTCTTGTTGGACTTGAGAGTTAAAGAAAACTAAAGATCAAGAGTTTCTtttaacttcattttttttgttaatcctTTGAATGTAGCTCCATTGAAGAATGCAGTTGACTGGGGATCTAGACCTGCCAATGTTTGGGCTGGTAAGGCAGCTGCCATTATAAGCACAGGAGGGGGTTTCGGCGGTGGAAGATCACATTACCATTTGCGCCAAGTTGGGGTTTATGTTGATCTTCACTTCATTAACAAGCCAGAATTTTTTGTCCCTGCATTTAACCCACCACCAAAGTTTGACAGCGAAGGAGACTTAATCGACCCAATGAGCAAGGAGATCCTACAGCAGATGCTTGTATCATTGCAGGGATTTACTTTGAAGCTTAGTGGTAAGGCTCAGTAAATCTTTGCAACTCCGAATCTCACTGAGTACAGATGCTGTTTGCGTCCTTTCTGCAGTGGCACCATAGGTGCCTGTTCACAAATGTTTGTTTTTTAGAAATTTATGTTTGGCAGCGGCTGATTCCAAACTGGCATGGAATGGTTGGGgttgaaaaaaaggaaactaaattaCTCTTTCATAAGATTGGAGATTAAATTTATACTTGGATTTTTCCCAAACGAATCATGTCCTCAATTTATTCTCATCATACTTTTGCTAGATCATGTGGTAATGTAAGCTTTCCAGTTTCTACAGAAATTAATGGGATTCAGTGAAAATAGTATTACTTTGCCAAATGCAAGAGGGCCCATGATTGAACAGTGTGAATTAATTTAGTGGTGCCTCAAAATATGTTATTgtgaaaatatcaatatatcaaAACCTTCAAACTCGGCCTTGTTTTGCTTTAATATCAAACTAGAAttcctttttggatttttgcatCTAGAGTATAAAATTAATCTCTGTTAATCTCATAAAGAATTGTAGACATCTTATGACAGCTCAAAGTTTGGATTGTACCACTAGTGTGGCTGCACATGATTTATCTTGTGCTACAAGATCATCCCCCTTAAAAATCAACTAAGGTTTCAGCTTGACCTCTCAACAGCCTTAACAAGTCCTTTACAATAGAAGAGTCCTGTTGCTTTTTAATGTCTTTAGATCGAAGTATGTTTTGCATACTTATGCAATTGAAAAGGAAATATCTAACAGAGCAGTGACCTTCCAAATGATAAGTGGAGCTACAACTGATGGGACAATAGATCAGTTCATGAAATTTTTTCTAGATAAATAAGTGAAGCTATAAGTTATTGTTCTACATAAACATTTTCCAGTGGAAGGATATTGAAGCTTCTCCCTTTGGTGGACAAATTAGACAGACAGGCCTTTTTGTGTTGCTATTTCCATCATGAAATTCAAGGTAATTGAGAATCTCTCAATAATTAGTAATTACATATCCTCCTGCATTGACTGGGATATGTATTCAGTTTTATGTTTGTTTCTGTTAGATGCCCACACCATAAAGCACAAACGTTGGCCATCACCCCTTGACAACCTTTTTAAACCATAGAATGGATTTAGGTCTGAACTGCAGATCCTTTTGGTCATTTTGTTTAACTCAATGACTTCAAAAATCACCATTTAAAAACAATCTAAAAGGTACCAAAAGTCAATAGAATTCTTAGATATTGCCAGTCCACTTGACAAGCACTCAAAAGAAGTTGCAGACACCTTCAATGTTTCAACAAGGGATGAATCAGTCATGAATTTCAAGAGATGGAGTCTTACCCAGTAGAAACCAATGGCAAAAGCATGTATCCAGAAGAaataaagggggagggggggggggaagaggagTAATAAAGACCTTTGTGAACAAAAAAAGTACAGATTCTTCATCCAGCCATTCTTTGAACAACTTAAAACAACTGCAGAACAAATAATGCTTAGAAATGCTTTCTATTTCTGGGTGTAGGAACTTATTTGATGATAATGTGAAACCTATACATCAATTGTTAAGGACTGTACTCAACACATATTTATGATCATTAATCATTATATAAACCATGGTTAAAGCATTGTTTTTGAAGCCCTACGGCTAAGGACAATCCAACAGAGCATAcgataaaacaagaaaaagcagAACATGATCCCCACGTTCATCCACCTAGTATCCTCATCTAGTCCTCTACTCCTCAGAACATCTCTTCCTGTAAGCAAACACTCTGAATTATCCTGCACAAAACAGTTGTCTCTTATGCTCcagtattcattgatgattagGGCATCCAAGGGATACTTGTAGAGGGAAACATAGTACATGAATAACCAGTATTTTGGGATGCTCTCCTTAGGAATGAAATATccggagaaaaggaagaatgcTCCAAGAACAGTGCATATGAGAGAATTCCCAGAGATGAAGTCTGGAGATACAGCACTTAGAAAGAGTACTAAGGAACTTGCCATTAAGACGATCAGCCAAACTATTAAAATGAAGAATGCAAAAGCACTGAAGGTAGGATTGAGTCCTACAAGCCAGTAAACAGGCACAGAAAAAAGAACAGCAACTGCAAGCAAGAAGGGTAAAAAGATGATGGTGTTGGCAATCAAGTAGGAGGAAATCCTATAAGCGCCCCTTGAAGCCTCCTTCATTAAAACGCTCCGTTCTTGCAGGTATATAGGTAGTGCTTCAACCGTGGAAGATAGGAGAAAGCTAAGACTGAAAGCAAACAGACCTAACCTCTCGCCAACTCCAACTTCATCTCTATTCAACTTTAAATAAACACTACCCAATCCAAAACCACCAATTACTGCCTGCATTGTTCTTGCCAAGAGTAACTGTTTGGTTCTATAAATAATTTTGCAAAATCTCAGACAAAGAGAGAGTACCTCAAACAGTCTCCAATAATTGCAATAACCTGTTTCCCTATCATCAAATGTTGGTTGAATATCAGCTTCTACTGGCCACATTAAGAAAGAAGATGGTACCTTGTTTTCTTCAGCAGTCATGTAACATCTGTGATTTGAATTTTCCAAAGGAGTGATTATCTCCATGGCAAATTCTATAGGGTTTAGTTGATCTGGGATTTTGTATCCTGTTTGGTTAATGAATTCTTCAAGAAATTCAAGGCTACCTCTGTGGACAACTGAACCACGAGACAGAATCAAGAATTCAGAGATATATCGAAGAATCCTATAACTAGGTTGATGGATAGTTAGAATTACAGTTCTCTGCTTTTCTTTTGCCATGGAAGAAATAAGCTCAATCACTTGATATGCTGATGTGCTGTCAAGGCCTGAAGTTGGTTCATCTAGCAGTAAAATTGGTGGGTCATGAATCACGTCAACCCCTATCGATACACGTTTCCTTTCACCACCAGATATTCCTCTGGTTTCTTCATCTCCAACAAAGCTATCTGCAACATGAAGGATTCCCAGTTCTTGCATTAGGTACTCAACTCTCTGTTCTTGCTCTCTTGAATTCATCCCTCTAAGCCTAAACTTGGCACTGAACATCAATGTCTCCTTGACAGTGAGCAGGGGAAGCAGATTATCCTCTTGCCTGATGAAGCCACATATCCTTCGCAACTGAGTTGGACTAGTTATGGACTGATCATTAATTGAGAGACTCTTTGGATCAAATTGGCTCTCACTTACCCGACCAGAGATGATCTGGAGAAGAGTTGACTTCCCTGCGCCACTTGGGCCAACAACTGCAAGGATCTCGGAACTCCTAGCAGTGAAAGAAACAGAGTTGAGTATGTTGATGGGCTTAGGCTTGTTCACTTGAAAGTACGATGGAATGCCAATTGAGCTTTGGTGATGAATCGAATAGGACAGATTCCTTACAGTTAGCTTGTAAGTGGGTTGGGATTGATGTGATTGAGGTGATGAATGGTAGAGTGAAGAGGGGCTGTTTGAGCCTTGTGGTGAGTTGGAGGTTGAGAAGAGTACCATTGCATCATCGTCGAGGTTTGCACCCGTTTGGCAGAAGCAGGCCGCCATTGTTAATGCTTAATTTCTTCAGGAGAAGAATTGAAGGAttggaagaaaatttgaagTGGAAAAAtaaggcagagagagagagagagagagagagtttcaagCTGAGAGATAGGTGGTTGAGTGTGGTTCTTTAAGCAGTGGTGAAGGTGGTTTAGATAATAGAGTTTGGCAATGTTTGGTGATCAGAAATGTCTGGTTTTTTTACGTTTTCTTCACTTTTGGAGAGGCCGTTGGGGGGAGGGAGCAGAGTTTGACTAACGGACTTAAAGATATGTAACCGTCGGAACCTACTCGGATCTAAACCGGCTAAGAATGGTCGATCTTAACCCGGACATGAGGCGGATGTGACCCTAAACTGACCCAGCCATGGCGGATCAAACCGGTTGAACTGGGAATTCCTCATCtggaaaaagagggaaaaaaatccttTTGCCGGGTAATAGTGAAGTTCGCACTTCACGATCTGTCACATGAGAGTAATATACTTGTTAGTCCATGTGATGACAATGGACCTCATTTAATGGTATAAAAATAGGGTTGGGGATCACTACTTAATCGCAGGCTAGCAGTGTTAAAGCGAGAATCAATTAGGGGAGGCACATGGGCATCCAATTGAGGGGCAAAATGGTCTTTTTGGACATAAGGGCGCACAACCTGTAGCAATCTTTATCCTgtaaaaatattaaatgatatatatacttgtaattttgtgttaattctttttttttttttccagaaatttGTTTGCAAattcctctatcacatggaccaCCATGTATTGCTAAAGGGGGTATGGGTGAAGtattatacttcactaggcactacGCGCTTAATTTATCAGAAAAAATGAGGGAGGTAAAATCAGCCGATACAAACCGAGCCTGATTGATCCATATTATTATTGTATCAATAATGATCGAAACATATACCAATATTTTAAATCATTCTCTTCTTACATACATTCCCTTCCCTAgatcaaaagaagaaatatatatatatatatatatatttatgggagagggataggtgtGTTAGCGGCTTGCTTTGGA from Macadamia integrifolia cultivar HAES 741 chromosome 14, SCU_Mint_v3, whole genome shotgun sequence encodes the following:
- the LOC122062066 gene encoding ABC transporter G family member 23 yields the protein MAACFCQTGANLDDDAMVLFSTSNSPQGSNSPSSLYHSSPQSHQSQPTYKLTVRNLSYSIHHQSSIGIPSYFQVNKPKPINILNSVSFTARSSEILAVVGPSGAGKSTLLQIISGRVSESQFDPKSLSINDQSITSPTQLRRICGFIRQEDNLLPLLTVKETLMFSAKFRLRGMNSREQEQRVEYLMQELGILHVADSFVGDEETRGISGGERKRVSIGVDVIHDPPILLLDEPTSGLDSTSAYQVIELISSMAKEKQRTVILTIHQPSYRILRYISEFLILSRGSVVHRGSLEFLEEFINQTGYKIPDQLNPIEFAMEIITPLENSNHRCYMTAEENKVPSSFLMWPVEADIQPTFDDRETGYCNYWRLFEVLSLCLRFCKIIYRTKQLLLARTMQAVIGGFGLGSVYLKLNRDEVGVGERLGLFAFSLSFLLSSTVEALPIYLQERSVLMKEASRGAYRISSYLIANTIIFLPFLLAVAVLFSVPVYWLVGLNPTFSAFAFFILIVWLIVLMASSLVLFLSAVSPDFISGNSLICTVLGAFFLFSGYFIPKESIPKYWLFMYYVSLYKYPLDALIINEYWSIRDNCFVQDNSECLLTGRDVLRSRGLDEDTRWMNVGIMFCFFLFYRMLCWIVLSRRASKTML
- the LOC122062065 gene encoding NAD(P)H:quinone oxidoreductase-like, producing MVLKVAALCGSLRKGSYHLGLVRAAQQICQDSIKGMEIDLLEIGHLPFINSDLEVNGACPPVVEDFRQKILAANSILFASPEYNYSITPPLKNAVDWGSRPANVWAGKAAAIISTGGGFGGGRSHYHLRQVGVYVDLHFINKPEFFVPAFNPPPKFDSEGDLIDPMSKEILQQMLVSLQGFTLKLSGKAQ